The window aacccttatgtacagtttgtggtaaaacatttacacacaagggaaacttaaatattcatgcaagaacacacacaggtgaaaaaccattttcgtgttcagtttgcggtaaagccttttctcaaaagcaacacttaaaaacgcacacaagaacccacactggtgaaaaaacatttgcatgctcagtttgtggtcaagcattcacacgcAAGGAAAGCTTAGTTTATCATGCAAGtgcccacactggtgaaaaaccaatttcgtgctcagtttgtggtcaaagatttacagagaagagacacttaaatagtcatgcaagaacacacacaggtgacaaaccatttttgtgttcagtttgtggtaaacgatttacaaagaagggaaccttaaaaacgcacacaagaacccacactggtgaaaaaccatttgcatgctcagtttgtggtcaagcattcacacgcAAGGAAAGCTTAGTTTATCATGCAAGtgcccacactggtgaaaaaccattttcgtgttcagtttgcggtaaagccttttctcaaaagcataatttacaaatacacacaagaacccacgctggtgaaaaaccattttcgtgtgcagtttgtggtaaaagatttatagagaaaggaagcttaaatagtcatgcaagaacacacacaggtgaaaaaccatttgcatgctcagtttgtggtaaaagatttacagagaagggaagcttaaaaatacacacaagaacacacacaggtgaaaagccattttcatgttcagtttgtggtaaaacatttacagagaagggaagcttaaaaaggcacacaagaacacacacaggtgaaaaaacattttcgtgttcagtttgtggtcaaacattcacacagaagggacacttaacaattcatgcaagaacacactctggtaaaaaaccattttcgtgttcagtttgtggtaaagtcttttctcataagcaagttttacaaatacacacaagaacccacacaggtgaaaaaccattttcgtgttcagtttgtggtaaaagatttacagagaaaggaagcttaaaaatacacacaagaacccacactggtgaaaaaccattttcgtgttcagtttgtggtcgaacattttcccaaaggagaagcttaaaagaacacttattaacccacactggacaacaatgtcttcctgctcaattaaaaagctacacaattgaaaaacc is drawn from Stigmatopora argus isolate UIUO_Sarg chromosome 20, RoL_Sarg_1.0, whole genome shotgun sequence and contains these coding sequences:
- the LOC144065888 gene encoding uncharacterized protein LOC144065888 isoform X1, whose product is MASPSEFTCGKRAATFHEENSIFCKIMHAKVVLHRLEGFREYLGPDGKKSAGLKKELELPQIKWEEPEFSQQQMRVERLPIKKEEDDVTWSLGEFLKREENLGVTSRGSEPAHTLTLPQIKEEEPEFPQQQMRDERLPIKEEDDVTWSLGEFLKREEDLGVTSRGAEPAHTLTLPQIKEEEPEFPQQQIKKEEEDVTVSTGEPFKSEDDLGVAGRGAETPNGSSAEGQADNLIAALSDSKDFLYDNEGLKDGKLWKCSQCGKTFGKKSTLKRHMRSHTGEKPLCTVCGKTFTHKGNLNIHARTHTGEKPFSCSVCGKAFSQKQHLKTHTRTHTGEKTFACSVCGQAFTRKESLVYHASAHTGEKPISCSVCGQRFTEKRHLNSHARTHTGDKPFLCSVCGKRFTKKGTLKTHTRTHTGEKPFACSVCGQAFTRKESLVYHASAHTGEKPFSCSVCGKAFSQKHNLQIHTRTHAGEKPFSCAVCGKRFIEKGSLNSHARTHTGEKPFACSVCGKRFTEKGSLKIHTRTHTGEKPFSCSVCGKTFTEKGSLKRHTRTHTGEKTFSCSVCGQTFTQKGHLTIHARTHSGKKPFSCSVCGKVFSHKQVLQIHTRTHTGEKPFSCSVCGKRFTEKGSLKIHTRTHTGEKPFSCSVCGRTFSQRRSLKEHLLTHTGQQCLPAQLKSYTIEKPEKKS